One part of the Anaeromyxobacter sp. Fw109-5 genome encodes these proteins:
- a CDS encoding peptidylprolyl isomerase, translating to MTRPTVLLAALAASLVVPAAAQAKDLYAVFQTSRGAIGVKLLPEKAPKAVENFVGLAQGKKAWTDPATGKQVTQPLYDGTLFHRVIPGFMIQGGDPLSRGAALGETSSASGRPFGTGDPGFRFADELEKPPAKPFAKPCQLAMANSGPNTNGSQFFITEAATPWLDPKACGAPGGACGYVHFGEGVCGCELVAPIARAGNGQTKLVKVTITEKAPTCK from the coding sequence ATGACGAGACCCACCGTGCTCCTCGCCGCGCTCGCGGCCTCGCTCGTCGTGCCCGCGGCGGCCCAGGCGAAGGACCTCTACGCCGTGTTCCAGACCTCGCGCGGCGCGATCGGCGTGAAGCTGCTCCCGGAGAAGGCCCCGAAGGCCGTCGAGAACTTCGTCGGCCTCGCCCAGGGCAAGAAGGCCTGGACCGATCCCGCCACCGGCAAGCAGGTCACCCAGCCGCTCTACGACGGGACGCTGTTCCACCGCGTCATCCCGGGCTTCATGATCCAGGGCGGCGACCCGCTGTCGCGCGGCGCCGCGCTGGGGGAGACGAGCAGCGCGTCGGGCCGGCCGTTCGGGACGGGCGACCCGGGCTTCCGCTTCGCGGACGAGCTCGAGAAGCCGCCCGCGAAGCCGTTCGCGAAGCCCTGCCAGCTCGCGATGGCGAACAGCGGGCCCAACACGAACGGCTCGCAGTTCTTCATCACCGAGGCGGCGACGCCGTGGCTCGATCCGAAGGCGTGCGGCGCGCCGGGCGGCGCGTGCGGCTACGTGCACTTCGGGGAGGGCGTGTGCGGCTGCGAGCTGGTGGCGCCGATCGCCCGCGCCGGGAACGGCCAGACGAAGCTCGTGAAGGTCACCATCACGGAGAAGGCGCCCACCTGCAAGTGA
- a CDS encoding peptidylprolyl isomerase, whose protein sequence is MAEQLYATFQTSLGEIVVKLLPEKAPKTVENFVGLAEGTKEWTDPRSGQKQKKPLYDGTVFHRVIPEFMIQGGDPLGTGTGGPGYKFADEIGPDNRFTKGGLLAMANAGPNTNGSQFFITEIATPWLDKGHTIFGEVVRGEELVPKIARTGNAKVKLEKVTITRGAQP, encoded by the coding sequence ATGGCTGAGCAGCTCTACGCGACGTTCCAGACTTCCCTCGGCGAGATCGTCGTGAAGCTCCTGCCGGAGAAGGCGCCGAAGACCGTCGAGAACTTCGTCGGCCTCGCGGAGGGGACGAAGGAGTGGACGGACCCCCGCAGCGGCCAGAAGCAGAAGAAGCCGCTCTACGACGGCACGGTGTTCCACCGCGTCATCCCCGAGTTCATGATCCAGGGCGGCGATCCGCTGGGGACCGGCACCGGCGGGCCCGGCTACAAGTTCGCGGACGAGATCGGCCCCGACAACCGGTTCACGAAGGGCGGCCTGCTCGCGATGGCGAACGCCGGCCCGAACACCAACGGCTCGCAGTTCTTCATCACGGAGATCGCGACGCCCTGGCTCGACAAGGGACACACCATCTTCGGAGAGGTGGTGCGCGGCGAGGAGCTCGTGCCGAAGATCGCGCGCACCGGCAACGCGAAGGTCAAGCTCGAGAAGGTCACCATCACCCGCGGCGCCCAGCCCTAA
- the rnc gene encoding ribonuclease III — MHDANEPGQAGAPVDPVATLEARLGLCLGDRSTALAALTHKSYVNEHRDEPGLGDNERLEFLGDAVIDLAVSHRLMERFPAAREGDLSKMRAAVVDEQGLSEMARALDLGSLLRLGRGEELTGGRRKASLLADAMEAVVAALYLDAGLAPVLVLIDRFLGDAFARAAAGTLDRDFKTQLQELAQSRVRATPRYRVVGEHGPDHSKTFEVETELRGEVVGRGTGRSKKDAEQAAAKIGLDLLLRRCADESAAAGAGGGTPAAPAESAVERTAPEHAAPASPPPDTDEPRVAGQPAPGAAVAAAPVPAVEPAAELAPPAEGTLPTEAPAAAEPPSEPPPAKRVRAKAARPAKKSTPKARRSAPEVPATKKARKGARRRK, encoded by the coding sequence ATGCACGACGCGAACGAGCCCGGCCAGGCCGGGGCACCGGTCGACCCCGTCGCCACCCTCGAGGCGCGCCTCGGGCTGTGCCTCGGCGATCGCTCCACGGCGCTCGCCGCGCTCACGCACAAGTCGTACGTGAACGAGCACCGCGACGAGCCGGGCCTCGGCGACAACGAGCGGCTCGAGTTCCTCGGGGACGCGGTCATCGACCTCGCCGTCTCGCACCGGCTCATGGAGCGGTTCCCGGCGGCGCGCGAGGGCGACCTCTCGAAGATGCGGGCGGCGGTGGTGGACGAGCAGGGGCTCTCCGAGATGGCGCGGGCCCTCGACCTCGGCTCGCTCCTCCGGCTCGGCCGAGGAGAGGAGCTGACCGGCGGCCGCCGCAAGGCCTCGCTCCTGGCGGACGCGATGGAGGCGGTGGTCGCCGCGCTGTACCTCGACGCCGGCCTCGCCCCCGTGCTCGTCCTCATCGATCGCTTCCTCGGCGACGCGTTCGCCCGCGCGGCGGCCGGCACGCTCGACCGCGACTTCAAGACGCAGCTCCAGGAGCTGGCGCAGAGCCGCGTCCGCGCGACGCCGCGCTACCGCGTCGTCGGCGAGCACGGCCCCGATCACTCGAAGACGTTCGAGGTGGAGACCGAGCTCCGCGGCGAGGTGGTCGGACGCGGCACGGGCCGGTCGAAGAAGGACGCCGAGCAGGCCGCGGCGAAGATCGGGCTCGACCTGCTCCTGCGCCGCTGCGCCGACGAGAGCGCCGCCGCCGGGGCGGGGGGCGGGACCCCCGCGGCACCCGCCGAGAGCGCCGTCGAGCGCACCGCGCCCGAGCACGCGGCGCCGGCGTCACCTCCGCCAGACACCGACGAGCCGCGCGTAGCCGGGCAGCCCGCGCCGGGAGCCGCGGTCGCCGCGGCACCGGTCCCTGCGGTCGAGCCCGCCGCCGAGCTCGCGCCGCCCGCCGAGGGCACGCTCCCGACGGAAGCGCCAGCCGCCGCCGAGCCGCCGAGCGAGCCGCCACCCGCGAAGCGGGTGCGCGCGAAGGCGGCGCGGCCAGCGAAGAAGTCGACGCCGAAGGCCCGGCGCTCCGCGCCCGAGGTCCCCGCCACGAAGAAGGCCCGCAAGGGGGCGCGTCGCCGCAAGTGA
- the der gene encoding ribosome biogenesis GTPase Der: protein MSAPAPPSPRALVALVGRPNVGKSTLFNRLAGRRAAIVQDVPGVTRDRNYADFSFDGRALSVVDTGGFEPESRDRLMSQVRQQAQLAVEEAAAVVLVVDGREGLTAVDRSVADLLRRAGKPLFVAVNKVDTARTEEEIPLAEFYQLGFGEVHSVSAEHGRGVGDLVEAIVEKLQLPEAPPAPEDVEEPEEVTEADRPKGDIRLAIVGRPNVGKSTFVNSLLGHERFVVSDVPGTTRDAIDSLVEQRGQRFVVTDTAGIRRKSAIAQAVEAYSVVRSMKAIDRAEVVACLLDATEAGVEQDARLLGLIAEKAKALLVVINKWDIAEREGATQDWYRKELHKRLPFVSFAPMLFVSAKEGRGVTRVLDRAARLVEQYRARFPTPALNELLEAIQEEHPAPLAKGHPVKLYYVAQVAYAPPTFVIQCNRPEAIGEPYRRFVENRFRDAFGLDVPMRLVFRERKRRSRPPSRKRG from the coding sequence GTGAGCGCGCCCGCCCCCCCCTCGCCGCGGGCGCTCGTCGCCCTCGTCGGACGCCCGAACGTGGGCAAGTCCACGCTGTTCAACCGGCTCGCCGGCCGCCGCGCCGCCATCGTGCAGGACGTCCCAGGCGTCACGCGCGATCGGAACTACGCCGACTTCAGCTTCGACGGCCGCGCGCTCTCCGTCGTCGACACGGGCGGGTTCGAGCCCGAGTCGCGCGACCGGCTCATGTCGCAGGTGCGCCAGCAGGCCCAGCTCGCCGTCGAGGAGGCCGCCGCGGTGGTGCTCGTCGTCGACGGTCGCGAGGGGCTCACCGCCGTCGACCGCTCGGTCGCCGATCTCCTCCGGCGCGCCGGCAAGCCGCTCTTCGTCGCGGTGAACAAGGTCGACACCGCCCGCACCGAGGAGGAGATCCCGCTCGCCGAGTTCTACCAGCTCGGGTTCGGGGAGGTTCACAGCGTCTCGGCCGAGCACGGGCGCGGCGTGGGGGACCTCGTCGAGGCGATCGTCGAGAAGCTCCAGCTCCCCGAGGCGCCGCCCGCGCCGGAGGACGTGGAGGAGCCCGAGGAGGTCACCGAGGCCGACCGGCCGAAGGGGGACATCCGGCTCGCCATCGTGGGCCGGCCGAACGTGGGGAAGAGCACCTTCGTGAACTCCCTGCTCGGCCACGAGCGCTTCGTCGTCTCCGACGTGCCCGGCACCACGCGCGACGCCATCGACTCGCTCGTCGAGCAGCGCGGCCAGCGCTTCGTCGTGACGGACACCGCCGGAATCCGGCGCAAGAGCGCCATCGCCCAGGCCGTCGAGGCCTACTCGGTCGTCCGGTCGATGAAGGCGATCGACCGCGCCGAGGTCGTCGCCTGCCTGCTCGACGCGACCGAGGCCGGCGTCGAGCAGGACGCCCGGCTCCTGGGGCTCATCGCGGAGAAGGCGAAGGCGCTCCTCGTGGTGATCAACAAGTGGGACATCGCCGAGCGCGAGGGCGCGACCCAGGACTGGTACAGAAAGGAGCTGCACAAGCGGCTCCCCTTCGTCTCGTTCGCGCCGATGCTGTTCGTGTCCGCCAAGGAAGGGCGCGGCGTCACCCGCGTCCTCGACCGCGCGGCGCGCCTCGTGGAGCAGTACCGCGCCCGCTTCCCCACGCCCGCCCTGAACGAGCTGCTCGAGGCGATCCAGGAGGAGCACCCGGCGCCGCTCGCGAAGGGGCACCCGGTGAAGCTGTACTACGTGGCGCAGGTGGCCTACGCCCCCCCGACCTTCGTCATCCAGTGCAACCGGCCGGAGGCGATCGGCGAGCCCTACCGGCGCTTCGTCGAGAACCGCTTCCGAGACGCCTTCGGGCTGGACGTGCCGATGCGGCTCGTGTTCCGCGAGCGCAAGCGGCGGAGCCGGCCGCCCTCGCGGAAGCGCGGCTGA
- a CDS encoding tol-pal system YbgF family protein, translating to MSSKTSVITRKDMKEPDKFQHAAEQAAGWVAARRRQALLAGGAALGLVILVAVVLLVQSRRAETTGAAVSQLLSTVGGTVSTVPLPGQPGPFFPTEEARQRAIVGAADAVVAEHGGSAAALAALAKGDAHLRLREWDAAKAAYEKYLTEADRDDSLRFGALEGLALAGEGKGDLAAAADGFARMAKEAPAFSDRADLERARVLAAAGKLDEARQVLAAFPEQHKESPLAPEAAQRLGKLGGK from the coding sequence ATGTCTTCGAAGACCAGCGTCATCACCCGCAAGGACATGAAGGAGCCGGACAAGTTCCAGCACGCGGCGGAGCAGGCCGCCGGCTGGGTCGCGGCGCGGAGGCGGCAGGCGCTCCTCGCCGGCGGCGCCGCGCTCGGGCTCGTGATCCTCGTCGCGGTCGTCCTGCTCGTGCAGTCGCGGCGGGCCGAGACCACCGGCGCCGCGGTGTCGCAGCTCCTCTCGACCGTCGGCGGCACCGTCTCGACGGTGCCACTCCCGGGCCAGCCGGGCCCGTTCTTCCCGACCGAGGAGGCGCGCCAGCGTGCCATCGTCGGAGCGGCGGACGCGGTCGTCGCCGAGCACGGCGGCAGCGCGGCGGCCCTCGCGGCGCTCGCGAAGGGTGACGCCCACCTGCGGCTGCGGGAGTGGGACGCGGCGAAGGCCGCCTACGAGAAGTACCTCACGGAGGCGGACCGCGACGACTCGCTCCGCTTCGGCGCGCTCGAGGGGCTCGCCCTCGCCGGCGAAGGGAAGGGCGATCTGGCCGCCGCGGCGGACGGCTTCGCGCGCATGGCCAAGGAGGCGCCCGCCTTCTCCGATCGCGCCGATCTCGAGCGTGCCCGCGTGCTCGCCGCCGCCGGCAAGCTCGACGAGGCGCGCCAGGTGCTCGCCGCCTTCCCCGAGCAGCACAAGGAGTCGCCCCTCGCGCCCGAGGCCGCGCAGCGGCTCGGGAAGCTCGGCGGCAAGTAG
- the meaB gene encoding methylmalonyl Co-A mutase-associated GTPase MeaB, producing MTTGSSIADRVLAGEVRAAARLMRDLDDRQPGAEAALRALFPRTGRAYVIGLTGAPGAGKSSLTDRLIAHHRAQGRTVGVVAVDPTSPFTGGAILGDRIRMQDHALDPGVFIRSLGTRGHLGGLSRSTADVVQVLDAMGKDVILVETVGVGQDEIEVANLAHTVVVVAVPGLGDDVQAIKAGVLEIADVFAVNKADREGADRTVRDLQGMLELRRTVIGRPGEHDAAHHFELAEPGLAAQDGTWEPPIVRTVALRDEGTRELVAAIDAHRAHLEEGGGRRARDTARARAAFVAVLRERLVQGALERLEAEMGRLDAVAERIAAREADPYALADELAARLRA from the coding sequence ATGACGACCGGAAGCTCCATCGCCGACCGCGTGCTCGCAGGGGAGGTCCGCGCCGCTGCCCGCCTCATGCGCGACCTCGACGACCGCCAGCCCGGCGCCGAGGCGGCGCTCCGCGCGCTGTTCCCGCGCACCGGCCGCGCCTACGTCATCGGCCTCACCGGCGCGCCCGGCGCCGGAAAGTCCTCGCTGACCGATCGGCTCATCGCCCACCATCGCGCTCAGGGCCGGACGGTCGGCGTGGTGGCGGTCGACCCGACGAGCCCCTTCACCGGCGGGGCGATCCTCGGCGATCGTATTCGCATGCAGGATCACGCCCTCGATCCCGGCGTCTTCATCCGCTCGCTCGGCACGCGCGGCCACCTGGGCGGCCTCTCGCGCTCGACCGCGGACGTCGTGCAGGTGCTGGACGCGATGGGCAAGGACGTCATCCTCGTCGAGACGGTGGGCGTCGGGCAGGACGAGATCGAGGTCGCGAACCTGGCCCACACCGTGGTGGTGGTGGCCGTCCCCGGCCTGGGCGACGACGTCCAGGCGATCAAGGCCGGGGTCCTGGAGATCGCGGACGTGTTCGCGGTCAACAAGGCGGATCGCGAGGGCGCGGACCGCACCGTGCGCGATCTGCAGGGGATGCTGGAGCTGCGCCGCACGGTGATCGGCCGGCCGGGGGAGCACGACGCGGCCCACCACTTCGAGCTCGCCGAGCCGGGCCTGGCCGCGCAGGACGGGACCTGGGAGCCGCCCATCGTGCGGACGGTGGCGCTGCGCGACGAGGGCACCCGGGAGCTCGTCGCCGCCATCGACGCGCACCGGGCCCACCTCGAGGAGGGCGGCGGACGGCGCGCGCGGGACACCGCGCGGGCGCGGGCCGCGTTCGTGGCGGTGCTGCGCGAGCGGCTCGTCCAGGGGGCGCTCGAGCGGCTCGAGGCGGAGATGGGCCGGCTCGACGCCGTCGCGGAGCGGATCGCGGCGCGCGAGGCGGATCCGTACGCGCTCGCGGACGAGCTCGCTGCACGCCTGCGCGCATGA
- the era gene encoding GTPase Era: MTKKKQPQFRAGFVAIVGRPNVGKSTLLNRVLGEHVAIVTPRPQTTRTRILGIWNGKGAQIAFFDTPGLHRAKGPLNRRMVEVALTTLDEVDAVLMLVEAGTGPEGRVEVGEATRWAIEEVRRRGKPAILGISKMDRAPRATLLPVIDAYKGLHAWTEIVPFSGLTGENVDTLLEVLSKHLPESEAPLFPPDQLTDQAERALAAEYVREQLMLHTHQEIPYAAAVEVEEFDEAERRDGGGLVRVSAVVLVERESQKAIVIGKGGAMLKKVGTRARENLERLLGCKVFLSLTVKVEERWSERATALKRLGL, translated from the coding sequence ATGACCAAGAAGAAGCAGCCGCAGTTCCGCGCCGGGTTCGTCGCCATCGTCGGGCGGCCCAACGTCGGCAAGTCCACCCTGCTGAACCGCGTGCTCGGAGAGCACGTGGCGATCGTGACGCCGCGCCCGCAGACGACGCGCACCCGCATCCTGGGGATCTGGAACGGGAAGGGCGCCCAGATCGCGTTCTTCGACACGCCCGGGCTGCACCGCGCGAAGGGGCCGCTCAACCGCCGCATGGTCGAGGTCGCGCTCACCACCCTCGACGAGGTGGACGCGGTGCTCATGCTCGTCGAGGCGGGCACCGGGCCGGAGGGGCGCGTCGAGGTCGGCGAGGCGACGCGCTGGGCCATCGAGGAGGTGCGGCGCCGCGGCAAGCCCGCGATCCTCGGCATCTCCAAGATGGACCGGGCGCCGCGCGCCACGCTCCTCCCCGTGATCGACGCGTACAAGGGCCTGCACGCGTGGACGGAGATCGTCCCGTTCTCCGGGCTGACCGGCGAGAACGTCGACACGCTCCTCGAGGTCCTCTCGAAGCACCTCCCGGAGTCGGAGGCGCCGCTCTTCCCGCCGGACCAGCTCACCGATCAGGCCGAGCGCGCGCTCGCCGCCGAGTACGTGCGCGAGCAGCTGATGCTGCACACGCACCAGGAGATCCCCTACGCGGCGGCGGTCGAGGTGGAGGAGTTCGACGAGGCCGAGCGCCGCGACGGCGGCGGGCTGGTCCGCGTCTCGGCGGTGGTCCTCGTCGAGCGCGAGTCGCAGAAGGCCATCGTGATCGGCAAGGGCGGGGCGATGCTGAAGAAGGTCGGGACCCGCGCGCGGGAGAACCTGGAGCGGCTCCTCGGGTGCAAGGTGTTCCTCTCCCTGACGGTGAAGGTGGAGGAGCGCTGGAGCGAGCGCGCCACCGCGCTGAAGAGGCTCGGCCTGTGA
- a CDS encoding acyl-CoA dehydrogenase family protein, which translates to MDFELPEELREIQRTVRDFCEAKVKPRARAWDEKEEFPWEVVRELGPLGLLGIAVPEEYGGAGMGALAVAVVVEEIARYDGSLALTVASHNGLGTGHILRFGSEEQRRRWVPPLARGEKLAAWGLTEPGSGSDAAGLRTTAVRRGDRWLLNGAKTFITQGTVGDTFVVLANTEPERKQHGITAFVLEKGAKGFSQRPIHGKLGMRSSDTAELHLDEVEVPDAQRLGEVNQGFVNTLQILDRGRITIGALAVGLARGALEESRAYAKERRTFGRPIAEHQAVAFMLADVATEVAAARLLVHRAAALCDAGEPFGAEASMAKLFASEAAMRATTKAVQIHGGYGYTRDFPVERYFRDAKLTEIGEGTSEIQRLVISRAVLR; encoded by the coding sequence ATGGACTTCGAGCTGCCCGAGGAGCTTCGCGAGATCCAGCGCACCGTCCGCGACTTCTGCGAGGCGAAGGTGAAGCCGCGGGCGCGCGCCTGGGACGAGAAGGAGGAGTTCCCCTGGGAGGTCGTGCGCGAGCTCGGCCCCCTCGGGCTCCTGGGCATCGCGGTGCCGGAGGAGTACGGCGGCGCCGGCATGGGGGCGCTGGCGGTGGCCGTGGTGGTCGAGGAGATCGCGCGCTACGACGGCTCGCTCGCGCTGACGGTGGCGAGCCACAACGGGCTCGGCACCGGGCACATCCTGCGCTTCGGCAGCGAGGAGCAGCGGCGCCGCTGGGTGCCGCCGCTCGCGCGCGGCGAGAAGCTCGCCGCGTGGGGGCTCACCGAGCCCGGCAGCGGGTCCGACGCCGCCGGGCTCCGGACGACCGCGGTGCGGCGCGGGGATCGCTGGCTCCTGAACGGCGCGAAGACCTTCATCACCCAGGGCACGGTGGGCGACACCTTCGTGGTCCTCGCCAACACCGAGCCCGAGCGCAAGCAGCACGGGATCACCGCCTTCGTCCTCGAGAAGGGGGCGAAGGGGTTCTCGCAGCGGCCCATCCACGGCAAGCTCGGCATGCGCAGCTCGGACACCGCCGAGCTTCACCTCGACGAGGTGGAGGTGCCGGACGCGCAGCGGCTGGGCGAGGTGAACCAGGGGTTCGTGAACACCCTGCAGATCCTCGACCGTGGCCGCATCACCATCGGCGCGCTGGCGGTGGGGCTCGCCCGCGGAGCCCTGGAGGAGTCGCGGGCCTACGCGAAGGAGCGCCGGACCTTCGGCCGGCCGATCGCCGAGCACCAGGCCGTCGCCTTCATGCTCGCCGACGTCGCCACCGAGGTCGCCGCGGCCCGGCTCCTCGTGCACCGCGCGGCGGCGCTCTGCGACGCGGGGGAGCCGTTCGGCGCCGAGGCTTCCATGGCGAAGCTCTTCGCGAGCGAGGCCGCCATGCGCGCGACCACCAAGGCCGTGCAGATCCACGGCGGCTACGGCTACACCCGGGACTTCCCCGTCGAGCGGTACTTCAGGGACGCGAAGCTCACCGAGATCGGGGAGGGGACGAGCGAGATCCAGCGACTCGTGATCTCCCGCGCGGTCCTCCGGTAG
- a CDS encoding PQQ-binding-like beta-propeller repeat protein — MTALALAVALAATAPGMRSGLPPAPRELYRIAWQRPLVTPKALEWKPREPGGVAVDAASGTVLFGTRDGWLHAVRDDGEVAWEFRATSGFSGPPAIAGDTVYAGCDDGHLYAIALDSGKERWRYDAKEELGTKPAVVDGTVYVASLQDTVFAIDAKTGAWKWHHRREPRAGFTIRGAAPVQVARGTVYAAYSDGFVAALDPASGSARWERMVAPAGDELDVDGLVVEGDRVYAAAYSGAVVALDAANGTTRWTFEAPGAVKVAVAPGGTVLAVATAGVYALSAGDGAVLWSSPLRGGVPAAEPVLAGAWVLVPAGGGGLRWLEASSGRLVRVLDPGSGVTGVPAVVEGRVYVLSNRGDLFALDLT, encoded by the coding sequence ATGACGGCGCTCGCGCTCGCCGTCGCGCTCGCCGCGACGGCCCCCGGGATGCGGAGCGGCCTGCCGCCGGCCCCGCGGGAGCTCTACCGCATCGCCTGGCAGCGTCCGCTCGTCACGCCGAAGGCGCTCGAGTGGAAGCCGCGCGAGCCGGGCGGCGTCGCCGTGGACGCGGCGAGCGGCACGGTGCTGTTCGGGACGCGCGACGGCTGGCTGCACGCGGTGCGCGACGACGGCGAGGTCGCCTGGGAGTTCCGGGCCACCAGTGGCTTCTCCGGACCGCCCGCGATCGCGGGCGACACGGTCTACGCCGGGTGCGACGACGGGCACCTCTACGCGATCGCGCTCGACTCGGGCAAGGAGCGCTGGCGCTACGACGCGAAGGAGGAGCTCGGGACCAAGCCGGCGGTGGTGGACGGCACCGTGTACGTCGCGAGCCTGCAGGACACCGTCTTCGCGATCGACGCGAAGACCGGCGCCTGGAAGTGGCACCACCGGCGCGAGCCGCGCGCGGGCTTCACGATCCGTGGCGCCGCCCCGGTGCAGGTCGCGCGCGGCACGGTGTACGCGGCCTACTCCGACGGCTTCGTCGCGGCGCTGGATCCGGCCAGCGGCTCGGCCCGCTGGGAGCGCATGGTCGCGCCCGCGGGCGACGAGCTCGACGTGGACGGCCTGGTAGTGGAGGGCGACCGCGTGTACGCGGCGGCCTACTCCGGCGCCGTCGTCGCGCTCGACGCCGCGAACGGTACGACCCGGTGGACCTTCGAGGCGCCCGGGGCCGTGAAGGTCGCGGTCGCGCCGGGCGGGACGGTCCTCGCGGTCGCGACCGCCGGCGTCTACGCGCTCTCCGCTGGAGACGGCGCCGTGCTCTGGTCGTCCCCGCTGCGCGGCGGCGTCCCGGCCGCCGAGCCGGTGCTCGCGGGCGCGTGGGTCCTCGTCCCCGCGGGCGGCGGCGGACTGCGCTGGCTCGAGGCCTCGAGCGGGCGGCTCGTCCGCGTGCTCGACCCGGGCAGCGGCGTCACGGGCGTGCCGGCAGTCGTCGAGGGGCGCGTGTACGTGCTCTCCAATCGCGGCGATCTCTTCGCGCTCGACCTGACCTGA
- a CDS encoding sugar O-acetyltransferase, with the protein MTEREKMLAGEPYLATDPELVRARSFARRALRRFAATAPDDVVGREAILRELLGSFGPAAYVEPPLFVDYGAHLHVGARAYLNTGCVLLDCARIDVGADALLGPGVHVYTATHPIDPEESARGPELARPVRIGAKAWIGGSAVILPGVTIGEGATVGAGSVVTRDVPARCVAAGNPCRVIRALP; encoded by the coding sequence ATGACCGAGCGCGAGAAGATGCTTGCGGGCGAGCCGTACCTGGCGACGGATCCGGAGCTGGTGCGCGCGCGCTCATTCGCTCGCCGCGCGCTGAGGCGCTTCGCCGCGACGGCGCCGGACGACGTCGTGGGGCGAGAAGCGATCCTGCGCGAGCTGCTCGGATCGTTCGGCCCGGCCGCGTACGTCGAGCCGCCGCTCTTCGTCGACTACGGCGCCCACCTGCACGTCGGCGCGCGCGCCTACCTCAACACCGGCTGCGTCCTCCTCGACTGCGCGCGGATCGACGTGGGCGCCGACGCGCTCCTCGGTCCGGGTGTCCACGTCTACACCGCGACGCACCCCATCGATCCCGAGGAGAGCGCGCGCGGTCCGGAGCTCGCGCGGCCCGTCCGCATCGGCGCGAAGGCCTGGATCGGCGGCTCGGCGGTGATCCTGCCGGGGGTGACGATCGGCGAGGGGGCGACGGTCGGCGCCGGGAGCGTCGTGACGCGTGACGTGCCCGCGCGCTGCGTGGCGGCCGGGAACCCGTGCCGCGTCATCCGGGCGCTCCCCTGA